The following proteins are co-located in the Spirosoma montaniterrae genome:
- the smpB gene encoding SsrA-binding protein SmpB, protein MASAPIVKQVDIRNRRASFEYAFLEKYTAGIVLTGTEIKSVRQGKVNLQDAYCLIHGDELFIRQMNISTYSEGTHYNHEPLRDRKLLLTKREIKRLADKLKDQGLTIVPIRMFTSERGFAKIEIALAKGKKLFDKRESIKERDVERDMRRGSE, encoded by the coding sequence ATGGCCTCTGCCCCGATTGTAAAACAAGTTGATATCCGAAACCGGCGAGCGTCGTTTGAGTACGCTTTTCTGGAAAAATATACGGCAGGCATCGTGCTTACCGGCACCGAAATCAAATCGGTACGGCAGGGCAAGGTGAACCTTCAGGATGCCTATTGCCTGATTCATGGCGATGAACTGTTCATCCGTCAGATGAATATCTCTACGTATTCAGAAGGAACGCATTACAACCATGAACCCCTGCGCGACCGAAAGTTGTTGCTCACCAAGCGCGAAATCAAGCGATTGGCCGACAAGCTGAAAGATCAGGGACTGACCATTGTACCGATCCGGATGTTTACGAGTGAACGCGGTTTTGCCAAAATTGAGATTGCGCTGGCGAAGGGTAAAAAGCTGTTCGACAAGCGGGAGAGCATTAAAGAACGCGATGTTGAGCGCGACATGCGCCGGGGAAGCGAATAG